In a genomic window of Bacteroidota bacterium:
- the lptB gene encoding LPS export ABC transporter ATP-binding protein, translated as MILRTENLVKKYGRRTVVRDVSFQVSQGEIVGLLGPNGAGKTTSFYMIVGLIKPLSGRVFLEEQDITEFPMYKRAQIGIGYLAQEASVFRKLSVENNIRAVLEFTSYTKDEQKERLESLIDEFGLGHVRKSLGIQLSGGERRRTEIARALAVNPKFILLDEPFAGVDPIAVEDIQSIVSTLKDKNIGVLITDHNVHETLSITDRAYLLFEGAILKSGTSEELAMDEHVRKVYLGENFELRR; from the coding sequence ATGATTTTACGGACAGAAAACCTGGTAAAAAAGTATGGCAGAAGGACGGTGGTCCGTGATGTTTCCTTCCAGGTGAGCCAGGGAGAGATAGTCGGACTCCTCGGCCCGAACGGTGCAGGGAAAACTACTTCATTCTACATGATCGTTGGTTTGATCAAGCCTTTATCCGGAAGAGTTTTTCTCGAAGAACAGGATATCACTGAATTTCCTATGTATAAGAGAGCTCAGATTGGTATCGGATACCTGGCCCAGGAGGCTTCCGTTTTCCGCAAACTCAGTGTTGAGAATAATATCAGGGCTGTTCTTGAATTCACCAGCTATACAAAAGATGAACAAAAAGAAAGGCTGGAAAGCCTGATCGACGAATTTGGCCTGGGGCATGTCAGGAAAAGCCTCGGAATACAACTCTCGGGTGGAGAAAGGCGGCGAACGGAAATTGCCCGCGCCCTGGCTGTCAACCCCAAATTCATCCTCCTCGATGAGCCTTTTGCCGGTGTAGATCCTATCGCCGTCGAAGACATTCAGAGCATTGTCTCTACCCTCAAGGATAAAAACATCGGCGTGCTTATTACCGACCATAATGTTCACGAAACACTTTCCATAACCGACAGAGCATACCTGCTTTTCGAAGGCGCTATCCTGAAATCAGGTACATCAGAGGAACTCGCAATGGATGAACATGTGAGAAAAGTTTACCTGGGTGAGAATTTCGAGTTGAGACGATAA